A single genomic interval of Granulicella tundricola MP5ACTX9 harbors:
- a CDS encoding SDR family NAD(P)-dependent oxidoreductase has product MRIVIITGGSRGIGAATAIECAKRGLGVILTYNENQAAAESVIEKITKAEGTALALKLDVAESSTFGSFRDSVRVALQSKWQRDDFDCLVNNAGYGAFKPIEAVTEADFMGLFNVHLKGPFFLTQSLLPLMADNGDIVNVTSATTRVATAGVAPYASFKGGLEVLTRYMAKELGARRIRANAVSPGAIRTDLGGGLNDEFEAMLAGQTALGRVGEPQDVGSVIASLLADENRWINGQSIEVAGGYMI; this is encoded by the coding sequence ATGAGAATCGTCATCATCACCGGCGGAAGTCGTGGCATCGGAGCGGCAACAGCAATCGAGTGCGCTAAGCGAGGTTTGGGAGTCATCCTGACCTACAACGAGAACCAGGCAGCCGCTGAATCCGTCATCGAAAAGATCACCAAGGCCGAGGGAACTGCCCTGGCTCTAAAGCTAGATGTCGCCGAAAGTTCCACGTTTGGCTCGTTTCGTGATTCAGTTCGTGTCGCCTTGCAGTCGAAGTGGCAGCGAGACGACTTCGATTGCCTAGTCAACAATGCTGGCTATGGGGCGTTCAAGCCTATCGAAGCGGTGACAGAGGCGGACTTCATGGGATTGTTCAATGTCCACCTCAAAGGCCCGTTCTTTCTCACTCAGTCGCTCCTGCCACTCATGGCGGACAACGGAGACATCGTGAACGTGACGAGCGCGACCACGCGCGTTGCAACGGCTGGAGTGGCACCATATGCGAGTTTCAAGGGAGGTCTTGAGGTCCTGACTCGCTACATGGCAAAGGAGTTAGGTGCGCGCAGGATTCGCGCGAATGCAGTCTCTCCGGGGGCCATTCGAACCGATTTGGGTGGTGGTTTGAACGATGAGTTTGAGGCGATGCTTGCTGGACAAACCGCTCTGGGACGAGTTGGGGAGCCGCAGGATGTTGGCAGCGTCATCGCCAGTCTGCTAGCAGATGAAAATCGTTGGATTAATGGTCAGTCTATCGAGGTTGCAGGCGGCTACATGATCTAA
- a CDS encoding AraC family transcriptional regulator, with product MEMQLNELRRLAARAENRRTETGIPRIAMVKGAVPEHRLATVYEPMINLIVAGNKTMTVGDRSFRYDPATYFVMSVDLPAVGAVEPSADGEPYLAVSLTLEPVRLAQLLGDLPKTATEGRCSSGFSVAPVTPELLDAWLRMLRLLDQPTEIAALAPAYEREILFRVLQGPLGWMLREIAAPESTVSRIGLAIQWIRENFALPLRVKPLADMAALSASAFHRHFKTVTALSPLQYQKRVRLLHARTMLIAGEGNVTSTAFAVGYESATQFSREYARLFGSSPSRDAIDIANKVRGHA from the coding sequence ATGGAGATGCAGCTCAACGAACTGCGAAGGCTGGCTGCCCGAGCCGAGAACCGTCGAACGGAAACGGGGATTCCGCGCATTGCAATGGTTAAAGGCGCGGTTCCAGAACATCGTCTTGCCACCGTCTACGAACCGATGATCAACCTCATTGTTGCAGGGAATAAGACGATGACAGTCGGAGACCGAAGCTTCCGATATGACCCGGCCACATACTTTGTAATGTCTGTCGATCTGCCTGCGGTGGGGGCGGTTGAACCCTCCGCAGATGGCGAGCCCTATCTTGCCGTAAGTCTCACGCTTGAACCCGTTCGTCTCGCTCAATTGCTCGGCGATCTGCCTAAAACTGCAACGGAAGGGCGCTGCAGTTCCGGCTTCTCCGTGGCTCCCGTGACACCGGAGCTCCTGGATGCATGGTTGCGGATGCTCCGTCTCCTCGACCAGCCGACCGAGATTGCTGCGTTAGCCCCGGCGTACGAGAGAGAGATTCTCTTCCGCGTCTTACAGGGGCCGCTGGGCTGGATGCTTCGGGAAATTGCGGCGCCCGAGTCTACGGTCTCAAGGATCGGTCTAGCCATTCAGTGGATCAGAGAGAATTTCGCTCTGCCACTCCGCGTGAAACCCCTTGCCGATATGGCCGCGCTGAGTGCATCCGCGTTCCATCGTCATTTCAAGACAGTAACGGCGCTAAGTCCACTCCAATATCAAAAGCGCGTTCGGCTGTTGCACGCTCGGACTATGTTGATTGCCGGTGAAGGGAATGTGACTTCTACAGCATTCGCTGTCGGCTATGAGAGCGCAACGCAATTCAGCCGCGAGTATGCGCGTCTATTCGGTAGCTCTCCTTCGAGGGACGCCATTGACATCGCCAATAAGGTGCGGGGACATGCCTGA